The following are from one region of the Methanobacterium alcaliphilum genome:
- a CDS encoding GNAT family N-acetyltransferase, whose product MTLKIEIEEINEIDENIYELLLLGDSSKEMLEDYIHRSRKYVAKLNKEVVGIIVATPTRPLTLEILNISVKEEFQKQGIGTQLIKYVISLAHKWKKKVIEIGTGNCGINQIALYQKCGFRIVAIEPNYFTKYYKEFYKEEILENNIQCKDVIRLKMYL is encoded by the coding sequence ATGACCCTGAAAATAGAGATTGAAGAGATTAATGAAATCGATGAAAATATTTACGAGTTATTATTATTAGGTGATTCCTCTAAAGAGATGTTAGAAGATTATATACATCGTAGCCGTAAATATGTGGCAAAGTTAAATAAAGAGGTAGTGGGAATAATTGTCGCAACCCCAACACGACCTCTCACTTTAGAAATTCTAAATATATCAGTTAAGGAAGAATTTCAAAAACAGGGAATTGGTACACAGCTAATAAAATATGTTATCTCTCTGGCTCATAAATGGAAAAAAAAGGTTATTGAAATAGGAACCGGGAATTGTGGTATAAATCAGATAGCCTTATATCAAAAATGTGGTTTTCGCATCGTGGCCATTGAACCTAATTATTTTACCAAATATTATAAAGAATTTTATAAAGAAGAAATACTTGAGAACAACATCCAGTGCAAAGATGTTATTCGATTGAAAATGTATTTATGA
- the aroE gene encoding shikimate dehydrogenase — MITGKTKLLGLIGDPVEHSLSSPMHNAAFDFLDMDYVYVPFHVKKEYLGEAIVGAQALNIKGMNVTIPHKREIMNHLTKIDKAAELIGAVNTIKFDSDEIIGYNTDGIGAVRALEDIAPVKEKKVVILGAGGAARAVAFQLILSKVDKISILNRSLEKAESLKKDIDGKITSNIIAGGLNLLEKEISNADILIDTTPVGMYPHHNDSPIVSFDMMHSDLLVNDLVYNPLDTVLLKEAKKAEAKTVSGIKMLIYQGVESFKIWTGQEPPVEIMEKAVLTLL, encoded by the coding sequence TTGATTACAGGGAAAACAAAACTTTTAGGTTTAATTGGCGACCCAGTAGAACATAGCTTATCATCTCCAATGCATAATGCTGCCTTTGATTTTTTGGATATGGACTACGTTTATGTCCCCTTTCATGTTAAAAAAGAATATTTGGGCGAGGCCATAGTAGGGGCTCAAGCTTTAAATATTAAAGGTATGAATGTGACTATCCCTCACAAAAGGGAAATAATGAATCACCTGACCAAAATTGATAAAGCAGCTGAGTTAATTGGGGCAGTAAATACTATTAAATTTGATAGTGATGAAATCATTGGTTACAATACTGATGGTATTGGTGCAGTCAGGGCTTTAGAAGACATCGCTCCTGTAAAAGAAAAAAAAGTTGTCATCTTGGGTGCTGGAGGTGCGGCACGCGCAGTTGCCTTTCAATTAATATTATCCAAAGTCGACAAAATATCCATTCTGAATAGATCATTAGAAAAAGCAGAATCATTAAAGAAAGATATTGATGGTAAAATCACAAGCAATATAATTGCTGGTGGTTTAAATCTACTGGAAAAAGAGATTTCAAATGCAGACATTCTGATTGATACAACCCCCGTAGGTATGTATCCACATCATAATGATTCCCCAATTGTTTCTTTTGATATGATGCATAGTGATTTACTGGTTAATGATTTAGTCTATAATCCACTGGACACGGTTTTATTAAAAGAGGCAAAAAAAGCAGAAGCAAAAACAGTATCTGGTATAAAGATGTTGATATACCAGGGTGTTGAATCATTTAAAATATGGACTGGACAGGAACCACCAGTGGAAATCATGGAAAAAGCCGTACTCACATTATTATAA
- a CDS encoding RNA ligase partner protein, which produces MLAKQRFVLDTTAFTDNQLRDKLGDGELNKSVDSMLDLIARSRIKLNISCHMPPITYKEFSDYMSRYECPESVMVKAETWIVKKTPNRYDTQIPSEIFYEYVHDMRERMNKGMKISETAIWEASVESMVMTSRGEKKSKVEIEIIGKAIKDFRKKYRAALRKGTLDSAPDLDVLLLAKELGAGVVAADEGIKVWAERLGLRFLNANSFPKMLKEYLKYYD; this is translated from the coding sequence ATGCTTGCTAAACAGAGGTTTGTGCTGGATACAACTGCTTTTACAGATAATCAGTTAAGGGATAAGTTAGGTGATGGTGAACTCAACAAGTCAGTGGATTCCATGCTGGACCTGATTGCTCGTTCCAGAATCAAGCTGAATATTAGTTGTCATATGCCCCCGATCACGTATAAAGAGTTTTCAGATTACATGTCTCGTTATGAGTGCCCTGAATCAGTTATGGTTAAAGCAGAAACATGGATTGTTAAGAAAACACCTAACCGATATGATACCCAGATACCTTCTGAAATATTTTATGAATATGTCCATGATATGAGAGAGAGGATGAATAAAGGTATGAAGATTTCAGAGACTGCTATATGGGAGGCTTCTGTTGAATCAATGGTTATGACTTCTCGCGGGGAAAAGAAAAGCAAAGTAGAAATAGAGATTATTGGTAAAGCTATCAAAGATTTCCGTAAAAAATACCGGGCTGCTCTTCGAAAAGGTACTCTGGACAGTGCCCCTGATTTAGATGTGCTGCTTTTGGCCAAAGAACTAGGAGCAGGAGTGGTCGCTGCAGATGAAGGTATAAAAGTCTGGGCAGAGAGATTGGGTTTAAGATTTTTAAATGCAAATTCATTTCCTAAAATGCTAAAAGAATACTTAAAATATTATGATTAG
- the hisS gene encoding histidine--tRNA ligase: MELTRPRGTRDFLFEEMKQRKQVESTLKRIFEIYAYQEIKTPIFENLSLFTTKSGEEIVDQLYNFKDKGERDLALRPELTAPVARLYMNEMQKNAKPIKMYYYGSCFRYERPQKGRFRQFWQFGCEMIGGKFPEADAEVITMAHHALNELGLEGFEIHIGHLGLLRGLLKEAEVDESTQDHIMGLIDKGNVEELEIYLNNTQIDNATKNILLMVIEMKGNSNILDAVKEEIQGHELALKALHEFSDLLETLDDFGMDNYIVNLGIARGLDYYSGMVFEIYVPKLGAQKQICGGGTYNLVETFGGEKIESTGFAFGFDRLMNALLHENTDLGISTSSEVFVAPISNSTRGKSFEIAQNLRNAGISTEVDLARKKLKKILTYADNLGVKKVILIGEKDLLEGKLTVKDMKSRDQELISIEDVVNYIKNSLT; this comes from the coding sequence ATGGAATTAACACGACCTCGAGGAACCAGAGATTTTCTTTTTGAAGAAATGAAACAACGAAAACAAGTCGAATCAACTCTAAAAAGAATATTTGAAATTTATGCTTATCAGGAAATTAAAACTCCTATATTTGAAAATTTATCTCTTTTCACCACTAAATCTGGAGAAGAAATTGTAGACCAGCTTTACAATTTTAAAGATAAAGGAGAAAGAGATTTAGCCCTACGACCTGAACTTACAGCTCCAGTGGCCCGCCTTTATATGAATGAGATGCAGAAAAACGCAAAGCCCATTAAAATGTATTATTATGGGAGTTGTTTTAGATATGAAAGACCTCAAAAAGGCAGATTCCGGCAGTTTTGGCAGTTTGGATGCGAAATGATTGGTGGGAAATTTCCAGAAGCCGACGCTGAAGTGATTACTATGGCTCATCACGCCCTGAATGAACTGGGACTTGAAGGATTTGAGATACATATTGGCCACCTTGGACTTCTCCGTGGTCTTTTAAAAGAAGCAGAAGTTGATGAAAGTACCCAGGACCACATTATGGGATTAATTGATAAGGGAAATGTTGAAGAACTGGAAATCTATCTTAATAATACTCAAATAGATAATGCGACCAAAAATATTCTGCTAATGGTCATTGAAATGAAAGGTAACAGCAACATTTTAGATGCTGTTAAAGAAGAAATTCAGGGGCATGAATTAGCTTTAAAAGCCCTGCATGAATTCAGTGATCTTTTAGAAACACTTGATGATTTTGGGATGGATAATTATATAGTAAATCTTGGTATTGCCCGGGGGCTGGACTATTACTCCGGTATGGTTTTTGAGATTTATGTTCCTAAGCTGGGTGCTCAAAAGCAAATCTGCGGTGGGGGAACCTACAATCTGGTGGAAACTTTTGGTGGAGAAAAAATAGAATCAACTGGGTTTGCTTTTGGATTTGATCGGTTGATGAATGCATTGTTACATGAAAATACAGATTTAGGTATTTCCACATCAAGTGAAGTTTTTGTGGCACCTATATCCAATTCAACCCGAGGTAAATCATTTGAAATTGCCCAGAATTTGAGAAACGCCGGTATTAGCACTGAAGTAGACCTGGCCCGTAAAAAGCTGAAAAAGATTTTAACTTATGCTGATAATTTAGGAGTTAAAAAAGTAATTTTAATTGGTGAAAAAGATCTTTTAGAAGGTAAATTAACGGTAAAGGACATGAAAAGTAGAGATCAAGAGTTAATATCAATCGAAGATGTTGTAAATTATATTAAAAACTCTTTAACGTAA
- the hisI gene encoding phosphoribosyl-AMP cyclohydrolase produces MSLNFRHNINGEDLIIAISQDVETSQVLMVAYMNKEALQKTLETKKAHYWSTSRNKLWLKGESSGHIQSVEEIFVDCDEDAVVMKVKQEGGACHTGYYSCFYRKIDLDDLNDSVKLEEVGKKVFDVNEIYGES; encoded by the coding sequence ATTTCATTAAATTTCAGACATAATATAAATGGCGAGGATTTGATTATTGCTATATCTCAAGATGTTGAAACATCACAAGTGCTTATGGTTGCTTATATGAACAAGGAAGCGCTTCAAAAAACACTTGAAACCAAAAAAGCCCATTACTGGAGTACTTCCAGAAATAAGCTCTGGTTAAAAGGTGAAAGTTCAGGTCACATTCAAAGTGTAGAAGAAATCTTTGTTGATTGTGATGAAGATGCTGTGGTTATGAAAGTTAAACAAGAAGGTGGAGCCTGTCACACCGGTTACTACTCTTGTTTTTACCGGAAAATAGACTTAGATGATCTAAATGATTCAGTTAAACTTGAAGAAGTAGGTAAAAAAGTTTTTGATGTGAATGAAATATATGGGGAGAGTTAA
- a CDS encoding PINc/VapC family ATPase has translation MKIVPDTSVIVDGRITNIVQEEEFRGSEVIVPEAVVSELEYQANRGRETGFNGLEELKNLQDLHKSDAITLTFVGRRPTLEEISLSRGGEIDAMIRGTAKDHDAVLVTSDRVQSEVGKAQGLDVVFIKQEILEYEELAIAKYFDKNTMSIHLKENVVPMAKKGKPGNIELVKIRKRPLKHAQIQAMAREIVERAKSDFKSFIEIELEGATVIQFREYRISIARPPFSDGFEITAVRPVARVSLEDYKLPDKLMARLRDTAKGILISGSPGAGKSTFAQAVADFYSNTLKSIVKTMESPRDLQVGDEITQYAPIERDMQKTADILLLVRPDYTIYDELRKTKDFRIFADMRLAGVGMIGVVHATRPIDAIQRIIGRVELGVIPSVVDTTIFIDEGKVKAIYDIKLTVKVPTGMIEADLSRPVIEVRDFETGELVNEIYTYGEQTIVMDVGPQIVADKSPVQKIAAREIEREFKKKIPGATIKVDVKSDKRANVWVEEKHIPKIIGKKGRTIDELERIIGISIGVEPLESQKIDDQIEVPVEMVGNYVVLNFGKDSVGIGFDIIVNNEYLFTATVGKKGSIKIKKDIELADIIINALKKNLPVSARLRME, from the coding sequence ATGAAAATTGTACCAGATACAAGTGTTATTGTGGACGGACGTATCACCAATATTGTACAGGAAGAAGAGTTTAGGGGAAGTGAGGTGATAGTACCCGAAGCAGTTGTATCTGAGTTAGAATATCAGGCCAATCGCGGAAGAGAAACCGGTTTTAATGGTTTAGAAGAACTAAAAAATTTACAGGATCTTCATAAATCAGATGCCATTACATTAACATTTGTAGGCAGACGCCCTACCTTAGAAGAGATATCGCTATCAAGAGGTGGAGAAATCGATGCCATGATTAGGGGAACTGCCAAAGACCATGATGCAGTTTTAGTAACAAGTGATAGGGTGCAATCAGAAGTTGGAAAAGCTCAGGGCTTAGATGTAGTTTTTATAAAGCAGGAAATTCTTGAATATGAAGAATTAGCAATTGCTAAATATTTTGATAAAAACACCATGTCCATTCATTTAAAAGAAAATGTAGTTCCCATGGCCAAAAAAGGAAAACCAGGCAATATCGAACTGGTTAAAATTAGAAAAAGACCGCTGAAACATGCTCAAATTCAGGCCATGGCTCGTGAAATTGTAGAAAGGGCTAAAAGTGATTTTAAAAGTTTTATTGAAATCGAACTTGAAGGTGCTACAGTTATTCAATTTAGGGAATACCGTATATCCATCGCTCGTCCTCCATTTTCAGATGGATTTGAAATTACCGCAGTAAGACCTGTAGCCCGTGTTTCACTGGAGGATTATAAACTCCCTGATAAACTAATGGCTCGCCTTCGAGATACTGCTAAAGGTATTCTAATTTCAGGGTCCCCTGGAGCAGGTAAAAGTACATTTGCCCAAGCTGTCGCTGACTTTTACAGCAATACATTGAAATCCATTGTTAAAACCATGGAATCTCCCCGTGATTTGCAAGTGGGTGATGAAATTACCCAGTATGCTCCTATTGAGAGAGACATGCAAAAAACAGCGGATATACTATTATTGGTAAGGCCGGATTATACGATATATGATGAATTGAGAAAAACCAAGGATTTCCGCATTTTTGCAGATATGCGTTTAGCAGGAGTGGGAATGATTGGTGTAGTACATGCAACCAGACCTATTGATGCCATTCAAAGAATCATTGGTAGAGTGGAACTAGGTGTGATTCCTTCTGTTGTAGACACCACCATATTTATTGATGAAGGAAAAGTCAAAGCTATTTACGATATTAAACTAACTGTGAAAGTTCCAACAGGAATGATTGAAGCAGATCTATCTCGACCAGTCATTGAAGTACGTGATTTTGAAACTGGAGAACTGGTAAACGAAATTTACACCTATGGTGAACAGACTATTGTTATGGATGTTGGACCTCAGATAGTTGCAGATAAAAGTCCAGTGCAGAAAATAGCTGCTAGGGAAATAGAAAGGGAATTTAAAAAGAAAATACCTGGAGCAACTATAAAAGTTGATGTTAAATCAGATAAACGTGCTAATGTATGGGTTGAGGAAAAACACATCCCTAAAATCATTGGGAAAAAAGGACGTACTATTGATGAGTTAGAGAGAATAATTGGCATAAGTATTGGTGTGGAACCCTTAGAATCACAAAAGATTGATGATCAAATTGAAGTACCCGTGGAAATGGTGGGTAACTATGTGGTCTTGAATTTTGGAAAAGATTCTGTGGGAATTGGTTTTGATATTATAGTAAACAATGAGTATTTATTCACCGCTACCGTAGGTAAAAAAGGATCTATAAAAATTAAAAAAGATATTGAACTGGCAGACATAATAATTAATGCTCTTAAAAAGAATTTGCCAGTGAGTGCTCGTTTAAGAATGGAATAA
- a CDS encoding sugar phosphate isomerase/epimerase family protein has translation MKIGVSTLALYPAPLEEILSFLEEYKVDYCELINEYPMKIADSDILDSYNVSFTIHSPISDINLASPNESIRKSSIAQVKESMDLAMEINANVVVVHPGQVPFLARIFMDKILKNNFSSMQECSRYSDDLGIKMCIENMPDMEGYLFKDLDELHHLVDELNVYMTLDAGHANTMGIEAEDMVKSNHLQHIHLSDNDGSFDHHEALGQGNIDFEELLKHLNKKNYNEILTIEVKNKAEVLESLNFLNKII, from the coding sequence ATGAAAATCGGAGTATCCACCCTGGCACTTTATCCTGCTCCTTTAGAAGAAATATTATCCTTTTTAGAAGAATATAAGGTTGATTACTGTGAATTAATCAATGAGTATCCTATGAAGATAGCAGATAGTGATATTTTAGATTCTTATAATGTCAGTTTCACTATTCACTCACCCATATCTGATATTAACCTGGCATCACCCAATGAATCCATACGTAAATCATCAATAGCTCAAGTTAAGGAATCTATGGATCTAGCTATGGAAATTAATGCCAATGTGGTGGTAGTGCATCCAGGACAGGTGCCATTTTTAGCCCGTATTTTCATGGATAAGATTTTAAAGAATAATTTTAGTTCTATGCAAGAATGTTCAAGATATAGTGATGATCTGGGAATTAAGATGTGTATTGAAAATATGCCTGATATGGAAGGATATTTATTTAAAGATTTAGATGAATTACACCATTTAGTTGACGAATTGAACGTGTATATGACATTAGATGCAGGGCATGCCAATACAATGGGGATTGAAGCAGAAGATATGGTTAAATCCAATCATTTACAGCACATCCATCTTTCAGACAATGATGGTTCCTTTGACCATCACGAAGCATTGGGTCAGGGCAATATTGACTTTGAAGAACTATTAAAACACTTGAATAAAAAGAACTACAATGAAATTTTAACCATTGAAGTTAAAAACAAGGCAGAAGTGTTAGAAAGCCTTAATTTTCTTAATAAAATCATTTAA
- the npdG gene encoding NADPH-dependent F420 reductase, with the protein MKVAIIGGTGDQGFGLALRLASAGEKVLLGSRDIKKAENTTNVIHNMLKGEELECIQAMTNEDAASEGDVVILTVPLQAQKITLNSIKDHLNGKILVDATVPLETCLGGSSTRYVDLWEGSAAERSAEMLKDKETRVVSAFNNISASSLTNIKEEIKCDCLISGDDVESKEIVMALAEKIPGVRAIDCGPLENARIVEKITPLLINLNIRNKIRLAGIRITGL; encoded by the coding sequence GTGAAAGTGGCAATAATAGGTGGAACTGGAGACCAGGGTTTTGGACTGGCTTTAAGACTTGCAAGTGCAGGTGAAAAAGTTCTTTTAGGATCAAGAGATATTAAAAAGGCAGAAAACACGACTAATGTTATTCATAACATGCTCAAAGGTGAAGAACTGGAATGCATTCAAGCCATGACCAATGAAGATGCCGCCAGTGAAGGTGATGTGGTGATACTTACCGTACCTTTACAGGCCCAAAAAATTACTTTAAACAGTATCAAAGATCATTTAAATGGAAAAATATTGGTGGATGCGACCGTGCCTCTTGAAACATGTTTAGGTGGTTCTAGCACCCGTTATGTGGACTTATGGGAAGGTTCTGCTGCTGAGAGAAGTGCAGAAATGTTGAAAGATAAAGAAACAAGAGTTGTATCTGCATTCAATAATATCAGTGCATCCAGTCTAACCAATATAAAAGAAGAAATTAAATGTGATTGCCTTATCTCTGGTGACGATGTTGAATCCAAAGAAATAGTTATGGCCTTAGCTGAAAAAATACCCGGAGTACGAGCAATTGACTGTGGTCCACTTGAGAATGCCCGTATTGTGGAAAAAATCACCCCCTTACTTATCAATTTAAATATTAGAAATAAAATTCGCTTAGCAGGTATAAGAATCACTGGACTATAA
- the hxlB gene encoding 6-phospho-3-hexuloisomerase, which yields MEIIKKTTEEITRHALEVIGKIDEKEVSKMIETIINTNSIFIVGTGRSELVGKSFAMRLMHLGFTVYVVGDVTTPAIKNGDSLFAISGSGETKTVTLAAKTAKDVGANVIGITANTDSTLGKLLDVTILLESKTKEPWKYYTSNVLKGNYDDLTPMGTLFEDSTQLFLDGLIAEFMALLGKKEQDLKKRHALIE from the coding sequence ATGGAAATTATAAAAAAAACAACTGAAGAAATTACAAGACATGCCCTGGAAGTAATTGGAAAAATAGATGAAAAAGAAGTTTCTAAAATGATAGAAACTATCATAAACACCAACAGTATATTTATTGTAGGGACAGGTAGGTCTGAGCTGGTGGGAAAGTCATTTGCCATGAGGTTGATGCATTTAGGTTTTACAGTTTATGTAGTGGGCGATGTTACCACTCCCGCAATTAAAAATGGTGACTCTCTATTTGCAATCTCTGGTTCTGGAGAAACTAAAACCGTTACTCTTGCTGCTAAGACTGCTAAAGATGTGGGTGCTAATGTAATTGGGATAACTGCAAACACCGATTCCACATTAGGAAAACTTCTTGATGTTACTATTCTCCTTGAGAGTAAAACTAAAGAACCGTGGAAATATTATACCTCCAATGTATTGAAAGGTAATTACGATGATTTAACTCCTATGGGAACTTTATTTGAAGACAGTACACAATTATTCTTGGACGGCCTAATTGCCGAGTTTATGGCTCTTTTAGGCAAAAAAGAGCAGGATTTAAAGAAAAGGCACGCACTTATTGAATAA